agtgtgtagtgcaccagtgtgtagtgcaccagtgtgtagtgcaccagtgtgtagtgcaccagtgtgtagtgcaccagtgtgtagtgcaccagtgtgtagtgcaccagtgtgtagtgcaccagtgtgtagtgcaccagtgtgtagtgcaccagtgtttagtgcaccagtgtgtagtgcaccagtgtgtagtgtaccagtgtgtagtgtaccagtgtgtagtgtaccagtgtgtagtgcaccagggtgtagtgtaccagtgtgtagtgtaccagtgttagtgtacagtgtgtagtgccaccagtgtgtagtgtaccagtgtgtagtgtaccagtgtgtagtgtaccagtgtgtagtgtaccaggtgtagtgcaccagtgttagttgtaccagtgtgtagtgcaccagtgtgtagtgcaccagtggtGTAAGTGTACCAGTGTTAGTGTACAGTGTGTAGTGCACAgttgtgtagtgcaccagtgtgtagtgtaccagtgtgtagttgtaccagttgtgtagtgtaccaggtgtgtagtgcaccagtgtgtagtgcaccagtgtgtagtgcaccagtgtgtagtgcaccagtgtgtagtgcaccagtgtggtgtcccagtgtgtaTGCACCAAGTGTTGTAGTGtacagtgtgtagtgcaccatgtgtgtgtagtgcaccagtgtgtagtgtaccagtgtgtagtgtaccagttgtgtagtgcaccagtgtgtagtgcaccagtgtgtagtgcaccagtgtgtagtgcaccagtgtgtagtgcaccagtgtgtagtgcaccagtgtgtagtgtaccagtgtgtagtgcaccagtgtgtagtgcaccagtgtatagtgtaccagtgtgtagtgcaccagtgtgtagtgtaccagtgtgtagtgcaccagtgtgtagtgtaccagtgtgtagtgtaccagtgtgtagtgcaccagtgtgtagtgcaccagtgtgtagtgtaccagtgtgtagtgcaccagtgtgtagtgcaccagtgtgtagtgcaccagtgtgtagtgcaccagtgtgtagtgcaccagtgtgtagtgcaccagtgtgtagtgcaccagtgtgtagtgcaccagtgtgtagtgcaccagtgtgtagtgcaccagtgtgtagtgtaccagtgtgtagtgcaccagtgtgtagtgcaccagtgtgtagtgtaccagtgtgtagtgcaccagtgtgtagtgcaccagtgtgtagtgtaccagtgtgtagtgcaccagtgtgtagtgcaccagtgtgtagtgcaccagtgtgtagtgcaccagtgtgtagtgtaccagtgtgtagtgtaccagtgtgtagtgtaccagtgtgtagtgcaccagtgtgtagtgcaccagtgtgtagtgcaccagtgtgtagtgcaccagtgtgtagtgcaccagtgtgtagtgcaccagtgtgtagtgcaccagtgtgtagtgcaccagtgtgtagtgcaccagtgtgtagtgcaccagtgtgtagtgcaccagtgtgtagtgtaccagtgtgtagtgcaccagtgtgtagtgcaccagtgtgtagtgcaccagtgtgtagtgtaccagtgtgtagtgtaccagtgtgtagtgtaccagtgtgtagtgcaccagtgtgtagtgcaccagtgtgtagtgcaccagtgtgtagtgcaccagtgtgtagtgcaccagtgtgtagtgcaccagtgtgtagtgcaccagtgtgtagtgcaccagtgtgtagtgcaccagtgtgtagtgcaccagtgtgtagtgcaccagtgtgtagtgcaccagtgtgtagtgcaccagtgtgtagtgtaccagtgtgtagtgcaccagtgtgtagtgcaccagtgtgtagtgcaccagtgtgtagtgcaccagtgtgtagtgcaccagtgtgtagtgcaccagtgtgtagtgcaccagtgtgtagtgtaccagtgtgtagtgcaccagtgtgtagtgcaccagtgtgtagtgtaccAGCATGTAGAGATGGACCAACAAAAAGTTGacttttgtattactgaatttggacaaaccggaagctTTTTAACCACAACATAAACATAAGACCAGATCTATGCTCTCGTAGCAGTCATAGGTCTAATGCACGTtatcttaggcctagtatagtacatttGCTATAATTATTATGATAATATGTCAACTAATATTTAAGTTtgattttaaggttaatttttccgaACTAAAATAATACAatagtccatcactacatattggtggaacatcactacatattggtagtccatcactacatattggtggttcatcactacatattggtagtccatcactacatattggtggaacatcactacatattggtagtccatcactacatattggtggaacatcactacatattggtagtccatcactacatattggtggttcatcactacatattggtggctcatcactacatattggtggctcatcactacatatttggagtccatcactacatattggtggtccatcactatatattggtaccttCCCCCAAACAATTACTACAAGTtctatcatttcaggaggatgaGTTGTTCATTTCTTAAAATGGCAAACATCACTGGGTGATAAACACCCCAATTATCAGCCaagtatatacacacatattacaACTATttcacactcctccccccccccccttcacccccctgAACCCCCCAAAATATATTTACAGCAATGCATAAACATTTATATAATTAATAACACAATTCAGATTTATCGGGCGTCAATATATTACGAGGTTGCAATGGCAGGGGCGGAATTAAATAGTTGCAGCACACGTCATAATCCGCGTTCGATTACACCCAGCAAGCTTTTTCAAGATTTAAAGTGCGAGTGTGTTTTATTAGTGTGATTGTGTTTTATTTGTGAGTAAAACACGCGACAAGCGAGGAAATATTGCGAGTGGGTAATGCATACACAAGCGTTCCGTCATTGCTATTTCCCGATTGCCTCTGATCAATACTGATAATTGCATCATTGTTTTTCAAACACAAGAGTTTTACAATTAATTATTAATCAATCTGCCTATTAGATTGTTtaacctttttatatatttatttaatactgAGATTTTACTTCTAAGAGTGTTGGTTATATCAGTGGTGATCATAGTGGTTAATTATTGCCGCCtgatgataacctcaagataacctcctggtGTATAGCAGGACACCTCCCGGTACAGCCAATCTTAACCCTTTACCTGCTGGTTCACTTGAGCTTTCCCTCTCTGTTACCTCCTCCGTACAAAATACAACTATTTTCCATAACCAAAAATGTCAAGAATGCAACTATTTTGCCTAACCAAAACCGTAAAGAACGGGTCTGTTTTGCCTAACCAAACCCCCAGCAACCCACTTAACCAATCGACGTCCAGTCAGAGAAAATGCCAATATTACGGTTCTCTGTTACAAATACGTAACATTTTCAACGGAGTGCTCGATTTCGTTAAAAATGGAAAGCATTTAGCGAAAGGACGTGTTGATTACTGTAGTAATTAGGACGTGACGACTGTGGGGTCGTAGCAGCGGCCAGGGTGTGACGACTGTGTGGTCGTAGCAATGGCCAGTGTGTGACGACTGTGGGGTCGTAGCAATGGCCAGGGTGTGACGACTGTGGGGTCGTAGCAATGGCCAGTGTGTGACGACTGTGGGGTCGTAGCAATGGCCAGGGTGTGACGACTGTGTGGTCGTAGTAGAGGCCAGGGTGTGACGACTGTGTGTGGTCGTAGCAGAGGCCAGGGTGTGACGACTGTGTGGCCGTAGCAGAGGCCAGGGTGTGACGACTGTGGGGTCGTAGCAGCGGCCAGGGTGTGACGACTGTGTGGTCGTAGCAGCGGCCAGGGTGTGACGACTGTGGGGTCGTAGCAGCGGCCAGTGTGTGACGACTGTGTGGTCGTAGCAGCGGCCAGGGTGTGACGACTGTGTGGTCGTAGCAGTGGCCAGGGTGTGACGACTGTGTGGTAGTAACAGTGGCCAGGGTGTGACGACTGTGTGGTCGTAGTAGAGACCAGGGTATGACGACTGTGTGGTCGTAGCAGCGGCCAGGGTGTGACGACTGTGTGGTCGTAGCAGAGGCCAGGGTGTGACGACTGTGTGGTCGTAGCAGCGGCCAGGGTGTGACGACTTGTGGTCGTAGCAGCGGCCAGGGTTTGACGACTGTGTGGTCGTAGCAGCGGCCAGGGTGTGACGACTGTGGGGTCGTAGCAGCGGCCAGTGTGTGACGACTGTGTGGTCGTAGCAGCGGCCAGGGTGTGACGACtgtgtggtagtagcagtggccaGGGTGTGACGACtgtgtggtagtagcagtggccaGGGTGTGACGACTGTGTGGTCGTAGCAGAGACCAGGGTATGACGACTGTGTGGTCGTAGCAGCGGCCAGGGTGTGACGACTGTGTGGTCGTAGCAGCGGCCAGGGTGTGACGACTGTGTGGTCGTAGCAGCGGCCAGGGTGTGACGACTTGTGGTCGTAGCAGCGGCCAGGGTGTGACGACTTGTGGTCGTAGCAGCGGCCAGGGTGTGACGACTGTGTGGTCGTAGCAGCGGCCAGGGTGTGACAACTGTGTGGTCGTAGCAGCGGCCAGGGTGTGACAACTGTGTGGTCGTAGCAGCGGCCAGGGTGTGACAACTGTGTGGTCGTAGCAGAGACCAGGGTGTGACGACTGTGTGGTCGTAGCAGCGGCCAGGGTGTGACGACTGTGTGGTCGTAGCAGCAGCCAGCGTGTGACGACTGTGTGGTCGTAGCAGCGGCCAGCGTGTGACGACTGTGTGGTCGTAGCAGCGGCCAGGGTGTGACGACtgtgtggtagtagcagtggccaGGGTGTGACGACTGTGTGGTCGTAGCAGAGACCAGGGTATGACGACTGTGTGGTCGTAGCAGCGGCCAGGGTGTGACGACTGTGTGGTCGTAGCAGAGACCAGGGTGTGACGACTGTGTGGTCGTAGCAGCGGCCAGGGTGTGACGACTGTGTGGTCGTAGCAGCGGCAAGGGTGTGACAACTGTGTGTGGTCGTAAGATAGTCTTCCGGGAGACTACCAGTCCAAGAAACGTGTCCCGGTATTTCCCGCCAAGACAACTGACCAAAAGTATATTATTCCAGGAAAGTGTCTTTAAGAACCATCATTGTGAACACACCGAGTTTGTGCACACCGTTCACGGCCCGTGTCCCGGCGCGCCTCTGAGGCCGACGGTCCGCTAGGCTACGAGCAGGCTTACAAGGAGCACTATGAGGCTATGAGCACTCCAGTCTTAGGTAAATGagtgtttatttccacggaagtgtggatgacagttTTACTGAGGTCATGGAATGGGATTGAACCTGCAGCCCTCGACTTCCCAGCCCTCAATATTTTCAAATTGATATATCACATTCTTATGATTGCATGGTGAAATTAGTTTGCAACATGACATACGTTGTTTCAAAATGCAGTTATACAATGTAGTATTAATACATTATAGTATTCTGTAAAGGTCGTAGTAATGATAAAAATGGTTTGTAATAATGATGGTTGAATCTGTAAAGACAATGACTATCGTCCTGGTGAAATTAATCAGTCTGCGGCTTAGGCCGCTATCATTATTTTATAATGAGCATATGGACTCGATATTTTAATATTTGAATGTTaatgtatttttttaatatttgtatACAGTATATTGAGAGTTTTATTTTTACTGTggattaatatgtgtgtgtgtgtgtgtgtgtgtgtgtgtgtgtgtgtgtgtgtgtgtgtgtgtgtgtgtgtgtgtgtgtgtgtgtgtgtgtgtaattacctaagtgtagttacaggatgagagctacgctcgtggtgtgtgtgtgtgtgtgtgtgtgtgtgtgtgtgtgtgtgtgtgtgtgtgtgtgtgtgtgtgtgtgtgtgtgtgtgtgtgtgtgtaagtgtgagtgtgcgcgcgtgcgtgcgtactCGCTCTCTCACCTATTTgctctcacctagatgtgctttcaTGGGTCGAGCTAAGCTCCTAGCCCCTGCCTTACGAAGATTCATAGATTAATGAATGACTCATTTCACATGCTtctattatatttacatttaaaactttgaatcgaATTAGGTTCAAAGACTTCTTCGTCTAACCTGCTCCACTTACTGACAGCTCTGACGCTGAAACCGTCTTCCTGACGTCTCGTGTCTACTCTCTATGACCCCTCGTTCTGTTGTCCATATCTTTGAATTATGCTGCTTTGTCAATTTCCTTTAGAATCTTATATGTTGCTATCATGTCCCGCCTATTTCTCCTTTCCTCCAGTATAGTAAGGTCCAGTTCTCTCGGTCTATCCTCATAGCTCAACCTCTTCAGTTTAGAAACGTGTCTCattgcatatctttggacctttaCTGGTTTCTCCTTGTCCTTTTTTAGGTAAGTgttccatgctggggatgcatattCCAGTGTGGGTCTCACCTCCGCTGTATTTAGGGCCTGGAAAGTACCTTTGTCCATGTTTCTGATACCCGGATGTTGGCCAGTGTGTCACCTGCAGCTGTTGgtattctgctaatgtgggcttctggcatcagatttggggttatatccactcccaggtctttctcctttTTTGATTGAAGGttctgtcttcccttcatcctatactgctgtactggtcttcGCAAACCTGTAccaatcctcataactttgcatttggctgggttaaattctaacagccATTTTTCAGACAACTTCTGGAGTGTCCAAATCCGTTTGCAATGCATAACAATCTCCATCTGTGTTAACTCTTCTCACCAGTTTtgaatcatcggcaaacattgatatGGACCGAATTTCCTGTCGAGTCATTGACATATATTAGGAACAGTATGGGCCGTAGAACTGACTCCTGTGGTACTCCACACGTAacctctctctccactctgatgtctctgctcTCACTGTAACCCTCTACTTCCACTCTGATGTCTGCTCTCACTGTAACCCTCTACTTCCACTCTGATGTCTGCTCTCACTGTAACCCTCTACTTCTACTCTGAGATGAGTAGTGGAGGCGGCGATGGTGGAATACGGCGGGTTCAGTaaatgcaagtatttcacaggtaGTATACTGAAATATAGGATATCGACCTCCACCGTCCTCATGCGCCCTCCACCGTCCTCATGCGCCCTCCACCGTCCTCATGCGCCCTCCACCGTCCTCATGCGCCCTCCACCGTCCTCATGCGCCCTCCACCGTCCTCATGCGCCCTCCACCGTCCTCATGCGCCCTCCACCGTCCTCATGCGCCCTCCACCGTCCTCATGCGCCCTCCACCGTCCTCATGCGCCCTCCACCGTCCTCATGCGCCCTCCACCGTCCTCATGCGCCCTCCACCGTCCTCATTCGACCCCCACCGTCCTCATGCGCCCTCCACCGTCCTCATTCGACCTCCACCGTCCTCATGCGCCCTCCACCGTCCTCATGCGCCCTCCACCGTCCTCATGTGCCCTCCACCGTCCTCATTCAACCTCCACCGTCCTCATTCGACCTCCACCGTCCTCATGCGCCCTCCACCGTCCTCATTCGACCTCCACCGTCCTCATGCGCCCTCCACCGTCCTCATGCGCCCTCCACCGTCCTCATGCGACCTCCACCGTCCTCATTCGACCTCCACCGTCCTCATGCGCCCTCCACCGTCCTCATGCGCCCTCCACCGTCCTCATGCGCCCTCCACCGTCCTCATGCGCCCTCCACCGTCCTCATGCGCCCTCCACCGTCCTCATGCGCCCTCCACCGTCCTCATGCGCCCTCCACCGTCCTCATGCGCCCTCCACCGTCCTCATGCGCCCTCCACCGTCCTCATGCGCCCTCCACCGTCCTCATGCGACCTCCACCGTCCTCATTCGACCTCCACCGTCCTCATGCGCCCTCAACCGTCCTCATTCGACCCCCAATGCCCTGGTTCGACCCCAACCGCCGGGCCTCAAAACCTTCTGATACAAACATTACATTCTTGCGATCATTGTGAATCAATAAGTTTCTAACTTGGCCGACAATTAAAACAATTTGCCAACGAATTTCCCAAATTTTGGCAAAATACCCAGGATTTATGCACCTTCTAATATCACAGCTTAAAAAAATTACCTTTGTTAATCTGCACTCAGTTTTTTTTAATTACGCAGATCTCTTAACTCTTAAAAAGTTTATAATCATTCCTAAATGTTTTACGAATCTCTCAAAGGGACCCAAAAGGCAGAGGGAGGAATTTTGTGTCTTCTTActgaaaacaaaatataaaaatgtCCAGGTGAGGTCTGTAATTATTAACGgtacgttggtggtggtggtggtggtggggggggggggaagagtggtggtggtggtgatggggggagggggaagattggtggtggtggtggtggggggggaagagtggtggtggtggtggggggggggaagagtggtggtggtggtggtggtggtggtagtgggggggaagagtggtggtggtggtggtggggggggggaagagtggtggtggtggtgggggggggggaagagtggtggtggtggtggggggggggaagagtggtggtggtggtggtggtagtggggggggaagagtggtggtggtggtggtggtgggggagaggaagagcggttggtgtgccacacacacacaacacagacaccacAAACGAtctacaccaacatacaccaACACTGGACTGTGGCCTCCTCAACACTGACACAGTGTTCATTAGTGCCGGCGCCAGGCACCGTGCTGGTGAACGGATCACTCTGCACCACgtgacacaacacaccacctTACAACTCTCTTACCAAAGAGCTTCGCTCTCTTGAAGTCTTCGACTCTCAACTAAATGCGTGGCCCACATGCTGCACATACCAATAATTGCCAACACGCTCAAAACACCTAACCCAACCACTTGTAGGTCTATACACACAATTatacattaataataattaagATAAAATGTAACTGCTGGTTATATGGAAGGTTACAACAGAGACCTTCTTGGGGTGAGcagcagcttggacgagcacagacCGAGCATATGTTGCTCTAAGTGTACTTCCCACACCTTACTCAAGGCAATTAGAAAGAGAAAGCACTTATGTTTTCATACGTGAAACAAGTGTGACAATATAGCCCCTTGAAGGCATACGAGGAGCACGAGTGAAGGAACGGTACCCAATCACttagaccatcggggatcgaactccgacCCAGCAAGACACGAGGAAATCTCTGACCAGTTATACTGGTCAAGCGATGCCGAAAAGACTATTCTAAATGCAAATAATTGCAAACCAAACAAAAACAAGTTGTGGAAGTTGCCCTGGCCAACCTCCACACAACCCACACTTAATGTAATTAATTTAGGGGCAGCAGTTCCAAATATGCCAATAAtatacaataaatgaaaactagttcgattgcattcaattttttttttgacgagttgtatatgaaaagtgtttcatgtggtgcaagtctcagcatcgtggcataaataggaaggcaggaaaaaaatattgaattatgtgtcaaaaaattCCAAAAttgtcaaaaattaacatcaaacacaagtgtcaactgaaatcatgtctatgactctcggctatgacaatagcatatattaaacaaaaacaattataatttgttttacaaaaaaaaataggttaaaaaaattgattttattttgttttcaattttatttttcttatttatttatcggacaatttgcatgaaacttatacacctgactgcacgtaagcctatctgtaagggtgccaatttgggaggaaattggttgatgtcaaccacaACCATAGATGGCAGGaccatattttttaatttttaatgatttatttttcaagtaacataatctGCGTCCctactctttcatttttattcaatttgcatgacacttacaccttatatgtaaagcttatgtctctaaaatctaatgccagcgttttttcctaagttcatttattgattttataatagcaataaacatgatatatctgcataattttgggggaactttgactatttgtattaggaaaactaaacatatttttggAAATCCTCGGCATCAGATAATTTATTAAACGctcatgtgtcagaaaagtgtcatagaatgattatatttgaaacttgtggttgaaGGAACTTactgaaaatgtgtaatattcgttgaaaaaaaataaattaaatccccctttctatttaggctgaagtactgaaacttgggacaactgCAGAACTTTTCTTATACAACTAGTCATAAaagatttgttgacattgaacaaaatttaaaaaattaactCATGGCCCCTGAGTACCACAAGCCAGTCTTCCTATACAACCACTCACCACAAGCCAtggggagagccggtcggccgagcggacagcacgctggatttgtgatcctgtggtcctgggttcgatcccaggcgccggcgagaaacaatgggcagagtttctttcaccctatgcccctgttacctagcagtaaaataggtacctgggtgttagtcagctgtcacgggctgcttcctgggggtggaggcctggtcgaggaccgggccgcggggacactaaagccccgaaatcatctcaagataacctcaagaagccagTCTTCCTATACAACCACTCACCACAAGCCAGTCTACCCTATACAACCACTCACCACAAGCCAGTCTACCCTATACAACCACTCACTACAAGCCAGTCTTCCTATACAACCACTCACCACAAGCCAGTCTACCCTATACAACCACTCACCACAAGCCAGTCTACCCTATACAACCACTCACTATAAGCCAGTCTTCCTATACAACCACTCACCACAAGCCAGTCTACCCTATACAACCACTCACCACAAGCCAGTCTGCCCTATACAACCACTCACTATAAGCCAGTCTTCCTATACAACCACTCACCACAAGCCAGTCTACCCTATACAACCACTCACCACAAGCCAGTCTTCCTATACAACCACTCACTATAAGCCAGTCTTCCTATACAACCACTCACTATAAGCCAGTCTACCCTATACAACCACTCACCACAAGCCAGTCTTCCTATACAACCACTCACCACAAGCCAGTCTTCCTATACAACCACTCACCACAAGCCAGTCTTCCTATACAACCACTCACTATAAGCCAGTCTTCCTATACAACCACTCACTATAAGCCAGTCTACCCTATACAACCACTCACTACAAGCCAGTCTTCCTATACAACCACTCACCCCAAGCCAGTCTACCCTATACAACCACTCACCCCAAGCCAGTCTTCCTATACAACCAAGCTCTTAAAATAATAAGGCATTATCTACTTTAAATTCAGTATCAAATATTGAAATAAttgatattttatatattacCAAAACGGTGAGAAATCTGATGGAATTAATTCCTGAATCAAACCGTCGTGGAATTCAAATACGCTGATGATTGATGTGGAGAGCCCGACCATTTATTTGATccatatttcataagaaaaaatgttTAAGTCTTAGCTAGTGATAAATCTCTCGCATGATCCACTGTGATGCGTTCGAATTGTTCCCTAGCTTCGGACGCGCTGTGATGTGTTCGAATTGTTCCCTAGCTAGGGACCCGCGGTGATGCGTTCGAATTGTTCCCTAGCTTCGGACCCGCTGTGATGTGTTCGAATTGTTCCCTAGCTAGGGACCCGCGGTGATGTGTTCGAATTGTTCCCTAGCTAGGGACCCGCGGTGATGTGTTCGAATTGTTCCCTAGCTTCGGACGCGCTGTGATGTGTTCGAATTGTTCCCTAGCTTCGGACCCGCTGTGATGTGTTCGAATTGTTCCCTAGCTAGGGACCCGCGGTGATGTGTTCGAATTGTTCCCTAGCTTCGGACGCGCTGTGATGTGTTCGAATTGTTCCCTAGCTAGGGACCCGCTGTTATGTGTTCGAGTTGTTCCCTAGCTTCGGACCCGCTGTGATGTGTTCGAGTTGTTCCCTAGCTAGGGACCCGCTGTTATGTGTTCGAGTTGTTCCCTAGCTTCGGACCCGCTGTTATGTGTTCGAATTGTTCCCTAGCTAGGGACCCGCTGTGATGTGTTCGAATTGTTCCCTAGCTAGGGACCCGCTGTTATGTGTTCGAATTGTTCCCTAGCTAGGGACCCGCTGTGATGTGTTCGAATTGTTCCCTAGCTAGGGACCCGCTGTTATGTGTTCGAATTGTTCCCTAGCTAGGGACCCGCTGTTATGTGTTCGAATTGTTCCCTAGCTAGGGACCCGCTGTGATGTGTTCGAGTTGTTCCCTAACTTCGGACCCGCTGTGATGTGTTCGAGTTGTTCCCTAGCTTCGGACCCGCTGTGATGTGTTCGAGTTGTTCCCTAACTTCGGACCCGCTGTGATGTGTTCGAGTTGTTCCCTAGTTTCGGACCCGCTGTGATGTGTTCGAATTATTCCCTAACTAGGGACCCGCTGTGATCCCTAGAGCCATTACTCTCTCGTGTAATACATCGCATTTAGACGTCAAAATCCCCAACGGGCAAACTATGATGTACTCTAAAACACTGCGGCTCACAAACATTCATGTTTTCTGCGTCTGGGTGTTCGGGTCGGGCAGTTTAGTACGTTATTTTCTGATCGTTGTGACAACTGTGAGGACGGGCAGGGTGCTTAAACCCCCATgaggttatctcaagataacctcaagataacccatccccgcccctccctccctccctctcagtgTACGGTGTCAACGGTGAAAGTAATCACCCTGTCACAAACTACTAATTAACTTTTCTCAGGCCACTAATAATTTTCCCAAGACTTAAGAATATAGGAAACTGCGGAAGACCTACTGGTCCATAAgagccagctcctattggtccataagagccagctcctattggtccataagagccagctcctattggtccataagagccagctcctattggtccataagagccagctcctattggtccataagagccagctcctattggtccataagagccagctcctattggtccataagagccagctcctattggtccataagagCCAGCTCCTATTAGTCCATAACagccagctcctattggtccataacagccagctcctattggtccataagagCCAGCTCGTATTGGTCCATAAgagccagctcctattggtccataacagccagctcctattggtccataagagccagctcctattggtccataagagccagctcctattggtccataagagccagctcctattggtccataagagccagctcctattggtccataagagccagctcctattggtccataagagccagctcctattggtccataacagccagctcctattggtccataagagccagctcctattggtccataagagccagctcctattggtccataacagccaactcctattggtccataacagccagctcctattggtccataacagccagctcctattggtccataagagccagctcctattggtccataagagccagctcctattggtccataagagccagctcctattggtccataacagccagctcctattggtccataacagccagctcctattg
This DNA window, taken from Procambarus clarkii isolate CNS0578487 chromosome 40, FALCON_Pclarkii_2.0, whole genome shotgun sequence, encodes the following:
- the LOC123757747 gene encoding uncharacterized protein yields the protein MVEYGGFSKCKYFTGSILKYRISTSTVLMRPPPSSCALHRPHAPSTVLMRPPPSSCALHRPHAPSTVLMRPPPSSCALHRPHAPSTVLMRPPPSSCALHRPHAPSTVLIRPPPSSCALHRPHSTSTVLMRPPPSSCALHRPHVPSTVLIQPPPSSFDLHRPHAPSTVLIRPPPSSCALHRPHAPSTVLMRPPPSSFDLHRPHAPSTVLMRPPPSSCALHRPHAPSTVLMRPPPSSCALHRPHAPSTVLMRPPPSSCALHRPHAPSTVLMRPPPSSFDLHRPHAPSTVLIRPPMPWFDPNRRASKPSDTNITFLRSL